Part of the Vicia villosa cultivar HV-30 ecotype Madison, WI unplaced genomic scaffold, Vvil1.0 ctg.000816F_1_1, whole genome shotgun sequence genome, AATCATTGGAGTCATCGCTCATTCTTCCATACTGCAAGGATGGCAGACAAGAAAAAGATTATTAATGATAAATACTTAAATCCTAGTACCTAAGTCTTACTtacatatgatgatgatgatgatgatgataatgttcCACACAATTTTTTGAATAGGCTATCTTATTTTACAGTCACAAATGGTTTTTTTGCATATTAGTCTTCACACTCAAACTTTTGTTTTCTGTTATGCAATAGGAACCATTTGCACTTTCCAAATAATCTATCTTGCAAACTCACTATCATTTGATTACCCCTACTTTAAGAATGGTGATGTCAATTGGGAAGGAGATGCTTCTCCTTATAAAGGAACTATTCAAATCACTTCCAACacgcttgatcaaaacaacaattaTAGTGTCGGTCGAGTCACGAGTTTTAAAGAGATGCATCTCTGGGATTTGAAATCTGGAAACCTTTCTGACTTCACCAccaatttttcctttgttgtttttTCTAACACGCAGAATTATGGAGATGGAATGGTATTCTTCATGGCGGATCCAAATCTTCCACTTTTGAAGAATATCAAACAAGGTGGTGGTCTTGGCCTTGTGGATGGAGACCAAGTACTAGAATCTACTCAACATTCATTTGTGGCAGTGGAGTTCGACACTTTCAATAATCCGTCGTGGGACCCTGCAGGTGAAGGCACTCATGTTGGTTTGAATTTCAACTCTATGAGGTCTAATATTACTAAACCATGGTTGGCAAATATTCTTAAATGGAAAGTTTACAATTGCAGCATTGAGTACAATTCCAACACTTTTAATTTGAGTGTTTCATTCAccatgtatgatgatgatgatgatgaaccaGTTGAAGGGTACATATCACACAAGGTTGATTTGAGAGATTTATTACCAGAGAGGGTTATTGTTGGCTTCTCTGCTGCAACAGGGAGATTGTACGAGGTGCATACTCTTCGATCATGGTCATTTCATTCAAGTCTATTAAGTGATGAGACCAGATATCAGATAATGGCCCCAATTCCCAGTCCTATGATTTCTGAAAGAGATAACAAGATAGGATTGAAGGTAGGGCTTGGAATTGGTACCGGATTGGCTGTGAGTTTATCAGGGCTAGTTTGTACTCTATTATGGAAGAGGTGTAGAGGAAGAAAAAAAGAGTTTGGTTTTGATCTTGACATGGATGACGAATTCCAAAAGGGCTCTGGACCCAAGAGGTTTTCCTACA contains:
- the LOC131631370 gene encoding L-type lectin-domain containing receptor kinase IX.1-like, whose protein sequence is MVFLHISLHTQTFVFCYAIGTICTFQIIYLANSLSFDYPYFKNGDVNWEGDASPYKGTIQITSNTLDQNNNYSVGRVTSFKEMHLWDLKSGNLSDFTTNFSFVVFSNTQNYGDGMVFFMADPNLPLLKNIKQGGGLGLVDGDQVLESTQHSFVAVEFDTFNNPSWDPAGEGTHVGLNFNSMRSNITKPWLANILKWKVYNCSIEYNSNTFNLSVSFTMYDDDDDEPVEGYISHKVDLRDLLPERVIVGFSAATGRLYEVHTLRSWSFHSSLLSDETRYQIMAPIPSPMISERDNKIGLKVGLGIGTGLAVSLSGLVCTLLWKRCRGRKKEFGFDLDMDDEFQKGSGPKRFSYNKLVSATNKFSESDKVGQGGFGGVYKGYLKGMNSYVAIKRISRESRQGILEYATEVKVISQLRHRNLVQLLGWCHKKNDFLLIYEFMSNGSLDSHLYGKKSFLTWTARYNIALGLASALLYLQEEWEQCVLHRDIKSSNIMLDSCFNTKLGDFGLARLVDHEKGSQTTLIAGTRGYIAPEYFTSGKATKESDIYSFGIVLLEIVTGRKAIEREEKEGQISVVEWVWELYGFGKFLEAADPRLGRAFDEQQLERLVIVGLWCAHPDYVFRPSIKQVIQVLKFESSLPILPEKMPVPTYLPPTIKALFSSFSSTYWTNS